In one Labrys wisconsinensis genomic region, the following are encoded:
- a CDS encoding helix-turn-helix domain-containing protein, with amino-acid sequence MNDTEYFTGSGNVFADIGLPNADEHLIKAQLVYKIDHIMKSRRLKQVDAAAMLGVKQPDVSKMLRGDFRQFSVERLMRFLVALGQDVEIVVKPAVPQGAAHGHLSVS; translated from the coding sequence ATGAACGACACGGAGTATTTCACGGGATCTGGGAATGTCTTCGCCGATATCGGACTTCCGAATGCCGACGAACACCTGATCAAGGCGCAGCTCGTCTACAAGATCGATCATATCATGAAAAGCCGTCGCCTGAAGCAAGTCGATGCCGCTGCCATGCTCGGCGTGAAACAGCCGGACGTGTCAAAAATGCTGCGCGGCGACTTTCGCCAGTTCTCGGTCGAACGGTTGATGCGATTTCTCGTCGCTCTCGGGCAGGATGTGGAAATCGTCGTGAAGCCGGCTGTCCCGCAAGGCGCAGCACATGGTCATTTGTCGGTGAGTTGA
- a CDS encoding type II toxin-antitoxin system RelE/ParE family toxin — protein MKPRIKPLVWIGSSYRDFCELPEEVRSHMGYALYVAQQGGKHRDAKPLKGFGGAGVVEIVSSQRGDTFRTMYAVRFAEAVCVLHAFQKKSKSGRETPRSDMDLVERRLHEAEKLMRGETR, from the coding sequence GTGAAGCCACGGATCAAACCGCTCGTCTGGATCGGCTCCAGTTACAGGGATTTTTGCGAATTGCCCGAAGAGGTCCGTTCGCACATGGGCTATGCTCTCTATGTCGCGCAACAAGGCGGCAAACACCGAGATGCCAAGCCGCTCAAGGGGTTCGGCGGCGCCGGCGTCGTCGAGATCGTCAGCAGTCAGCGCGGCGACACATTTCGCACGATGTATGCCGTGCGCTTTGCAGAGGCGGTTTGCGTGCTTCACGCGTTCCAGAAGAAATCGAAATCCGGCCGCGAGACGCCGAGGTCCGACATGGATCTCGTCGAGAGGCGGTTGCATGAAGCGGAAAAGCTTATGCGAGGAGAGACCCGATGA
- a CDS encoding AsmA family protein, giving the protein MKRIGLALATIAAALVAFAAVIAWAVPEDALRRAVSGQIEALTGRSPVIDGPVRLVFVPVPGISVEKIAIPGLPGTPPLLEADAAVGTLDFAALLTGRVRVADLTLFGPHIALVADDKGNSSWGFHTGALAEIAAKNPNVRLPLSSIRLLNGTITYIDLGSGRTARIDVPDATLDWPSPQGDMSLVGMVSWGGHSLDLFAKIADAAVLVAGGQSDIRCKLNGDLVNLAVRGALSSDGRLEGSLNATGPSLRQMVRWLGLRLGEGKSIGEFKLQSPAVIDAKSIALSAVQLELDGNQADGALNVRFDGPRPKISGTLAADTLDISSYSSEWALVDSSPGRWRREPIDLASLALADIDLRLSAGDAVMDKVRLGHIAAAIVASKGLMELSLGEVAAYGGTLKGRLTMALTGDVPRVGANLSFEEVEMGRALGDFLAFHRLEGIGKGSIEVTAVGRSIEDLAASLVGQASFTVRNGALIGVDLADVMRRIERRPLTATLEPRSGRTAFETGAVSFAIDGGVARTTDARLDGGALTVALGGSAGVKARDFDLAGEASFSSNEAGPPFTLPFKITGQWDDPSVSPDPDALIRRSGAAAPLLQGNASAFADTGNGEKHIEMNPLKGQAISP; this is encoded by the coding sequence ATGAAGCGTATCGGGCTGGCTCTGGCGACCATCGCCGCCGCTCTCGTGGCGTTCGCCGCGGTCATCGCCTGGGCGGTGCCGGAGGATGCGCTGCGCCGCGCCGTCTCGGGACAGATCGAGGCCCTGACCGGTCGCAGCCCGGTGATCGACGGGCCGGTGCGGCTGGTCTTCGTGCCGGTGCCAGGCATCAGCGTCGAGAAGATCGCCATCCCCGGCCTGCCCGGCACGCCGCCGCTGCTCGAGGCGGACGCCGCGGTGGGCACGCTCGATTTCGCCGCCCTGCTCACCGGCCGCGTCCGCGTCGCCGACCTCACCCTGTTCGGGCCGCACATCGCGCTGGTCGCCGACGACAAGGGCAACTCCTCCTGGGGCTTCCACACCGGCGCGCTGGCCGAGATCGCGGCGAAGAACCCGAACGTGCGCCTGCCCCTGTCCTCGATCCGGCTCCTGAACGGGACCATCACCTATATCGATCTCGGCTCCGGGCGCACGGCGCGGATCGACGTGCCCGACGCCACGCTGGACTGGCCGTCCCCGCAGGGGGACATGTCCCTGGTCGGCATGGTCTCCTGGGGCGGCCATTCCCTCGATCTCTTCGCCAAGATCGCCGATGCGGCCGTGCTGGTCGCGGGCGGCCAGTCCGACATCCGCTGCAAGCTGAACGGGGATCTCGTCAACCTTGCCGTGCGCGGCGCCCTTTCGAGCGACGGGCGCCTGGAGGGCAGCCTCAACGCCACCGGCCCTTCGCTGCGCCAGATGGTGCGCTGGCTCGGCCTGCGCCTCGGCGAGGGCAAGTCGATCGGCGAGTTCAAGCTGCAATCGCCGGCGGTGATCGACGCCAAGAGCATCGCCCTGTCCGCGGTGCAGCTCGAGCTCGACGGCAACCAGGCCGACGGCGCCCTCAACGTGCGGTTCGACGGGCCGCGGCCGAAGATCAGCGGCACGCTGGCCGCCGACACGCTCGACATCTCCTCCTATTCCTCCGAATGGGCGCTGGTCGACAGCAGCCCCGGGCGCTGGCGGCGCGAGCCGATCGACCTCGCCAGCCTTGCGCTCGCCGATATCGACCTCAGGCTGTCGGCGGGCGACGCCGTCATGGACAAGGTCCGGCTCGGCCATATCGCGGCGGCGATCGTCGCCAGCAAGGGCCTGATGGAGCTGTCGCTGGGCGAGGTGGCGGCCTATGGCGGCACGCTCAAGGGCCGCCTCACCATGGCGCTCACCGGCGATGTGCCTAGGGTCGGCGCCAATCTCAGCTTCGAGGAGGTCGAGATGGGCCGGGCGCTCGGCGACTTCCTCGCCTTCCACCGGCTCGAGGGCATCGGCAAGGGCAGCATCGAGGTGACTGCCGTCGGCCGCTCCATCGAGGATCTCGCCGCCTCCCTGGTCGGCCAGGCCAGCTTCACCGTGCGCAACGGCGCGCTGATCGGCGTCGATCTCGCCGACGTGATGCGCCGCATCGAGCGTCGCCCGCTCACCGCCACGCTGGAGCCGCGCAGCGGCCGCACCGCCTTCGAGACCGGGGCGGTGTCCTTCGCCATCGACGGCGGTGTCGCCCGCACCACCGACGCCCGGCTCGACGGGGGCGCCCTGACGGTCGCCCTCGGCGGCAGCGCCGGCGTCAAGGCGCGCGACTTCGACTTGGCGGGCGAGGCGAGCTTCTCCTCCAACGAGGCGGGGCCGCCCTTCACCCTGCCGTTCAAGATCACCGGCCAATGGGACGACCCCTCGGTCTCGCCCGATCCCGACGCGCTGATCCGCCGCTCCGGCGCGGCGGCGCCGCTGCTGCAGGGCAATGCCAGCGCCTTCGCCGATACCGGCAACGGCGAGAAGCATATCGAGATGAACCCCCTCAAGGGCCAGGCGATCTCGCCCTGA
- a CDS encoding type 1 glutamine amidotransferase, translating to MRILVLQHLASEHPGVFRAFMAADGVAWDAVELDEGGVIPPLEPYDALWVMGGAMDVWDVDAYPWLIEEKRVIRRWVRELNRPFLGVCLGHQLLADALGGTCGPQRPPEVGVFDIELTAEGREDPLFAGLPARSKALQWHSVRVAQPPEGARVLASSSLCRVQAMQVADRAWGLQYHVEAEAGVVRDWACVPEYRRALEETNGPGAMERLQDDMATNAADFAANAAILWRNFARLARG from the coding sequence ATGCGCATCCTGGTCCTGCAGCACCTCGCCTCCGAGCATCCCGGCGTCTTCCGCGCCTTCATGGCCGCCGACGGCGTCGCGTGGGACGCGGTCGAGCTCGACGAGGGCGGCGTCATCCCGCCGCTGGAGCCCTATGACGCGCTCTGGGTGATGGGCGGGGCGATGGACGTCTGGGACGTCGACGCCTATCCCTGGCTGATCGAGGAGAAGCGCGTCATCCGCCGCTGGGTGCGCGAGCTGAACCGGCCCTTCCTCGGCGTCTGCCTCGGCCACCAGCTGCTCGCCGACGCGCTCGGGGGCACCTGCGGCCCGCAGCGCCCGCCCGAGGTCGGCGTCTTCGACATCGAGCTGACGGCCGAGGGACGGGAGGATCCGCTGTTCGCCGGCCTGCCCGCCCGGTCCAAGGCGCTGCAATGGCATTCTGTGCGCGTCGCCCAGCCGCCGGAGGGCGCGCGGGTGCTCGCCAGCTCGTCGCTCTGCCGCGTCCAGGCGATGCAGGTGGCGGACCGGGCCTGGGGCCTGCAGTACCATGTCGAGGCGGAAGCCGGCGTGGTGCGGGACTGGGCCTGCGTGCCCGAGTACCGCCGCGCCCTGGAGGAGACGAACGGCCCGGGCGCCATGGAACGGCTGCAGGACGACATGGCCACGAACGCCGCCGATTTCGCGGCCAATGCCGCGATCCTCTGGCGCAACTTCGCGCGCCTGGCGCGGGGGTAG
- a CDS encoding ABC transporter permease subunit: MKKGPTWFNLTSIALGFAFLYLPIVILIIYSFNDSRLVTVWGGWSTRWYVALFQDEAFMSSAWITLRVGALSATLATILGTLAAIVLVRMGRFRGRILFSGMVYAPLVMPEVITGLSLLLLFVALDISRGFWTITLAHTTLTMCFVAVVVQSRLLTFDRSIEEAALDLGCRPFKAFFLITLPIILPAVVSGWMLAFTLSLDDLVIASFTTGPGASTLPMRIYSSVRLGVTPQINAACTLLIAIVAVGVIIASISTKRAEMERERAERLAAQG; encoded by the coding sequence ATGAAGAAGGGTCCGACCTGGTTCAACCTGACCTCGATCGCGCTGGGCTTTGCCTTCCTCTACCTGCCGATCGTCATCCTGATCATCTATTCCTTCAACGACAGCCGCCTCGTCACGGTGTGGGGCGGCTGGTCGACGCGCTGGTACGTCGCCCTGTTCCAGGACGAGGCCTTCATGAGCTCGGCCTGGATCACGCTCCGGGTCGGCGCCCTGTCGGCGACGCTGGCGACCATCCTCGGCACCCTCGCCGCGATCGTGCTGGTGCGCATGGGCCGGTTCCGCGGCCGCATCCTGTTCTCCGGCATGGTCTATGCGCCGCTCGTCATGCCGGAAGTCATCACCGGCCTCTCGCTGCTGCTCCTGTTCGTGGCGCTCGACATCTCGCGCGGCTTCTGGACCATCACCCTCGCCCATACCACCCTGACCATGTGCTTCGTGGCGGTGGTGGTGCAGTCGCGCCTGCTCACCTTCGACCGTTCGATCGAGGAGGCGGCGCTGGACCTCGGCTGCCGGCCGTTCAAGGCCTTCTTCCTGATCACGCTGCCGATCATCCTGCCGGCCGTGGTGTCGGGCTGGATGCTGGCCTTCACCCTGTCGCTCGACGATCTCGTCATCGCCAGCTTCACCACCGGGCCGGGCGCCTCCACCCTGCCGATGCGGATCTATTCCTCTGTGCGTCTGGGTGTCACGCCCCAGATCAACGCCGCCTGCACGCTCCTGATCGCCATCGTCGCCGTGGGCGTGATCATCGCTTCGATCTCGACCAAGCGGGCGGAGATGGAGCGCGAGCGGGCGGAACGGCTGGCGGCGCAGGGATAG
- a CDS encoding acetoacetate--CoA ligase, giving the protein MPEPIDTPLWSPSPERVAATQVTAFRRQAEERHKLTLPDYRALHAWSVRDPAAFWDLLWDVCGVIGEKGSRRAVDLDRMPGGRFFPDARLNFAENLLRGGAGEAIAMVFQGEDKASLRLTWQELFDLVSRLQQAMRAAGVGVGDRVAAMMPNRPETIAVMLAAASIGAIFSSCSPDFGERGVLDRFGQIEPKLVFAVDGYWYAGKRIAIRDKLAAIAPQLPSAVRTVIVPYLGEAEAVAAALPNGITLEGFLAPFAPAPLGFERLAFDHPLYILYSSGTTGVPKCIVHGAGGTLLQHLKEHRLQSDIRPGDAVFYFTTCGWMMWNWLASALASGAKLVLFDGSPFHPEASVLFDLAEREGVTLFGTSAKYIDAAHKAGLTPASTHDLSALRLMTSTGSPLSPDGFAWVYRKVKQDLHLASISGGTDIVSCFVLGDPTSPVWPGEIQAAGLGMAVDVWNDDGKPVRQEKGELVCTRPFPSMPVRFWNDPDDKKYHAAYFERFDNIWHHGDFAEWTAHGGLIIHGRSDATLNPGGVRIGTAELYAQVEKIPEVLESLAIGQDFDNDVRIVLFVRLREGLTLDDALVGRIRTQVRTGASPRHVPAKILQVADIPHTKSGKITELAVRDVVAGRTVKNKEALANPEALELYKDLPELRS; this is encoded by the coding sequence ATGCCCGAGCCGATCGACACGCCCCTGTGGTCCCCCTCGCCCGAAAGGGTGGCGGCCACGCAGGTGACCGCCTTCCGCCGCCAGGCCGAGGAGCGCCACAAGCTCACCCTGCCGGACTATCGCGCCCTGCATGCCTGGTCGGTGCGCGACCCCGCCGCCTTCTGGGACCTGCTGTGGGACGTCTGCGGCGTGATCGGCGAGAAGGGCAGCCGCCGGGCCGTCGACCTCGACCGCATGCCCGGGGGGCGCTTCTTCCCGGATGCGCGGCTGAACTTCGCCGAGAACCTGCTGCGCGGCGGCGCCGGCGAGGCCATCGCCATGGTGTTCCAGGGCGAGGACAAGGCCTCGCTGCGCCTGACCTGGCAGGAGCTCTTCGACCTGGTCTCGCGGCTGCAGCAGGCGATGCGGGCGGCGGGTGTCGGTGTCGGCGACCGCGTCGCCGCGATGATGCCGAACCGGCCGGAGACCATCGCCGTCATGCTCGCCGCCGCCTCGATCGGCGCGATCTTCTCCTCCTGCTCGCCCGATTTCGGTGAGCGCGGCGTGCTCGACCGCTTCGGCCAGATCGAGCCGAAGCTGGTCTTCGCCGTCGACGGCTACTGGTATGCCGGCAAGCGCATCGCGATCCGCGACAAGCTCGCGGCGATCGCCCCGCAGCTGCCCTCGGCGGTCCGGACCGTGATCGTGCCCTATCTCGGCGAGGCCGAGGCGGTGGCGGCCGCCCTGCCGAACGGCATCACCCTCGAAGGCTTCCTCGCGCCGTTCGCGCCGGCACCGCTCGGCTTCGAGCGGCTGGCCTTCGACCACCCGCTCTACATCCTCTATTCCTCCGGCACGACCGGCGTGCCCAAATGCATCGTGCACGGAGCCGGCGGCACGCTGCTGCAGCACCTCAAGGAGCACCGCCTGCAATCCGACATCCGGCCGGGCGATGCGGTGTTCTACTTCACCACCTGCGGCTGGATGATGTGGAACTGGCTTGCCTCGGCCCTGGCCTCGGGAGCCAAGCTCGTGCTGTTCGACGGCTCGCCCTTCCACCCCGAGGCCTCGGTGCTGTTCGACCTCGCCGAGCGCGAAGGCGTGACGTTGTTCGGCACCTCGGCCAAGTATATCGACGCCGCCCACAAGGCCGGGCTGACGCCGGCCAGCACGCACGACCTCTCGGCGCTCCGGCTGATGACCTCGACCGGCTCGCCGCTGTCGCCGGACGGCTTCGCCTGGGTCTATCGCAAGGTGAAGCAGGACCTGCACCTCGCCTCGATCTCGGGCGGCACCGACATCGTCTCCTGCTTCGTGCTGGGCGATCCCACCAGCCCGGTCTGGCCCGGCGAGATCCAGGCCGCCGGGCTCGGGATGGCGGTCGACGTCTGGAACGACGACGGCAAGCCGGTGCGCCAGGAGAAGGGCGAGCTGGTCTGTACCCGGCCCTTCCCGTCCATGCCGGTGCGGTTCTGGAACGATCCGGACGACAAGAAGTACCACGCCGCCTATTTCGAACGCTTCGACAATATCTGGCACCATGGCGACTTCGCGGAATGGACGGCGCATGGCGGCCTGATCATCCATGGCCGCTCGGACGCCACCCTCAATCCCGGCGGGGTGCGGATCGGCACCGCCGAGCTCTATGCCCAGGTGGAGAAGATCCCCGAGGTGCTGGAGAGCCTCGCCATCGGCCAGGACTTCGACAACGACGTGCGCATCGTGCTGTTCGTGCGCCTGCGCGAGGGCCTCACCCTGGACGACGCCCTGGTCGGGCGGATCAGGACGCAGGTGCGCACCGGCGCCTCGCCCCGGCACGTGCCGGCGAAGATCCTGCAGGTCGCCGACATCCCGCACACCAAATCGGGCAAGATCACCGAGCTCGCAGTGCGCGACGTGGTCGCCGGGCGGACGGTGAAGAACAAGGAGGCGCTGGCCAACCCGGAAGCGCTGGAGCTGTACAAGGACCTGCCGGAGCTGAGATCTTAG
- a CDS encoding ADP-ribosylglycohydrolase family protein, with amino-acid sequence MAERPFGRDSIEAASEIRRRFMEWHAWPEGDGAGPGAAELSATLAALLARGAHLAVACEGGPDEAAMVAACLLADMGLGPDIAIRRVLEAVGPVVSRQGLLKAWREEGGRTPPVGRRDDGASIRDRAVGALVGLAAGDAVGTTIEFQAKPAHALLTDMIGGGPFQLAAGEWTDDTAMALALADSLRENPDLDPAALMTRFVEWHENGRYSCTGWCFDIGGTTLQALLHFKRTGNPLAGSRDPGTAGNGALMRLSPVAIRHWNDRSKLQDVARTQTITTHAADECIEASGILADLLADAIAGKPLADILDGPAALRIKGGWRGLAREDIRGSGYVVHTLQAAVWAVSRTTDFRSAILLAANLGEDADTTAAVAGQIAGAVYGLSGIPGEWLERLALKPLILRLAGDLADAADGAGPA; translated from the coding sequence AGCATCGAGGCAGCCTCGGAAATCCGTCGCCGCTTCATGGAGTGGCACGCCTGGCCGGAGGGCGACGGCGCCGGGCCGGGCGCCGCCGAGCTCTCGGCGACGCTCGCGGCGCTTCTGGCAAGGGGCGCGCATCTCGCCGTCGCGTGCGAGGGCGGGCCCGACGAGGCCGCGATGGTTGCGGCGTGCCTGCTCGCGGACATGGGGCTCGGCCCGGATATCGCCATTCGCCGCGTCCTCGAGGCCGTCGGTCCCGTCGTGTCCCGGCAGGGCCTGCTGAAGGCCTGGCGCGAGGAGGGCGGGAGGACGCCGCCGGTCGGGAGACGCGATGACGGCGCGTCGATTCGCGACAGGGCCGTCGGCGCCCTCGTCGGATTGGCTGCCGGCGATGCGGTCGGCACCACCATCGAATTTCAAGCCAAGCCGGCCCATGCGCTGCTGACGGACATGATCGGCGGCGGTCCCTTTCAGCTTGCGGCGGGGGAATGGACGGACGACACCGCCATGGCGCTCGCTCTCGCGGACAGCCTCCGCGAGAACCCCGATCTCGATCCGGCGGCGCTGATGACCCGCTTCGTCGAGTGGCATGAGAACGGGCGATATTCCTGCACGGGCTGGTGCTTCGATATCGGCGGCACGACGCTGCAGGCCCTGCTGCACTTCAAGCGGACGGGCAATCCGCTCGCCGGCTCCAGGGATCCGGGGACCGCGGGCAATGGCGCGCTGATGCGGCTGTCGCCGGTGGCGATCCGGCATTGGAACGATCGATCGAAGCTCCAGGACGTCGCCAGGACACAGACCATCACCACGCACGCGGCCGACGAATGCATCGAGGCCTCCGGCATCCTCGCCGACCTTCTCGCCGACGCGATCGCCGGCAAGCCCCTGGCCGATATCCTGGACGGGCCGGCGGCTTTGCGGATCAAGGGCGGCTGGCGCGGCCTTGCGCGCGAGGATATCCGCGGGTCCGGCTATGTCGTCCATACCCTCCAGGCGGCGGTCTGGGCCGTGTCGCGGACGACGGATTTCCGGTCGGCGATCCTGCTGGCGGCCAATCTCGGCGAGGACGCCGACACCACGGCCGCCGTCGCCGGCCAGATCGCCGGCGCCGTCTATGGACTTTCCGGGATTCCCGGCGAATGGCTCGAGCGCCTCGCCTTGAAGCCCCTGATCCTTCGCCTCGCCGGCGACCTCGCCGACGCGGCGGACGGCGCCGGCCCGGCGTAG
- a CDS encoding ABC transporter permease subunit: MAAASRKGFFSGRTAVIAVPYLWLAIFFILPFVLVLKISLSETDIAIPPYTPTFPLGETWEAIKGFDFGAAWAAVSDYLSQLSFDNFTLLTQDALYWKAYLSSLWIAAVSTVLLLLVGYPIAYGMARAPRTLRPTLLMLVILPFWTSFLIRVYAWIGILKPEGLLNLALAKIGLVDMANPLQILNTDIAIYIGIVYSYLPFMVLPLYSALEKMDETLLEAAADLGCRPVKAFWLVTFPLSLPGVVAGCMLCFIPAVGEFVIPDLLGGSSTLMIGKTLWDVFNLNRDWPAASAVAVVLLVLLVVPIVFYQHVQTKQLEAGR; encoded by the coding sequence ATGGCCGCCGCAAGCCGCAAGGGCTTCTTCTCCGGGCGGACCGCCGTCATCGCGGTGCCCTATCTCTGGCTGGCGATCTTCTTCATCCTGCCCTTCGTGCTGGTCCTGAAGATCTCCCTGTCGGAGACCGACATCGCCATCCCGCCCTACACGCCGACCTTCCCGCTCGGCGAGACCTGGGAGGCGATCAAGGGCTTCGACTTCGGCGCAGCCTGGGCCGCCGTCTCCGACTACCTCTCCCAGCTCAGCTTCGACAACTTCACGCTGCTGACGCAGGACGCGCTCTACTGGAAGGCCTATCTCTCCAGCCTGTGGATCGCGGCGGTGTCGACGGTGCTGCTGCTGCTGGTGGGATACCCCATCGCCTACGGCATGGCGCGCGCGCCCAGGACGCTGCGCCCGACGCTCCTGATGCTGGTGATCCTGCCGTTCTGGACCTCGTTCCTGATCCGCGTCTATGCCTGGATCGGCATCCTCAAGCCGGAAGGCCTGCTCAACCTGGCGCTGGCCAAGATCGGCCTGGTCGACATGGCCAATCCGCTGCAGATCCTCAACACCGACATCGCCATCTATATCGGCATCGTCTATTCTTATCTGCCCTTCATGGTGCTGCCGCTCTATTCGGCGCTGGAGAAGATGGACGAGACGCTGCTGGAGGCAGCGGCGGACCTCGGCTGCAGGCCGGTCAAGGCCTTCTGGCTCGTCACCTTCCCGCTGTCGCTGCCGGGCGTGGTCGCCGGCTGCATGCTGTGCTTCATTCCCGCCGTGGGCGAATTCGTCATCCCCGACCTGCTCGGCGGCTCCTCGACGCTGATGATCGGCAAGACCTTGTGGGACGTGTTCAACCTCAACCGCGACTGGCCGGCAGCCTCGGCCGTGGCGGTGGTGCTGCTGGTTCTCCTGGTGGTGCCGATCGTGTTCTACCAGCACGTCCAGACCAAGCAGCTGGAGGCCGGCCGATGA
- a CDS encoding DJ-1/PfpI family protein → MATKRITALLIDAFADWEPALLTAAARTFFDADIAHVTPGAREVVSAGGMRVRPQGDVAGLDPRDYDALVVIGSSQWTERWAPNVAPQLRAAMQAGRIVGVICGATLAAARAGLLDRRAHTSNSLEFLWEHGGFYGGAARYVDSPRAVRDGTLISAPGSAPATFAAAVLASLYPEQGEAIAGFEALCAREHREDAAGSPHLARRPRRRAA, encoded by the coding sequence ATGGCCACGAAACGCATCACCGCCCTCCTGATCGACGCCTTCGCCGATTGGGAGCCCGCCCTGCTGACGGCAGCCGCCAGAACCTTCTTCGACGCCGATATCGCCCATGTCACGCCCGGCGCCCGGGAGGTGGTCTCCGCGGGCGGCATGCGGGTGCGCCCGCAGGGCGACGTGGCCGGGCTCGACCCGCGCGACTACGACGCCCTCGTCGTGATCGGCTCTTCGCAATGGACGGAGCGTTGGGCGCCGAACGTCGCGCCGCAGTTGCGTGCCGCGATGCAGGCCGGCCGAATCGTCGGGGTGATCTGCGGGGCGACGCTCGCGGCGGCGCGGGCCGGCCTGCTCGACCGCCGGGCCCACACCAGCAACAGCCTGGAATTCCTGTGGGAGCACGGCGGCTTCTACGGCGGAGCGGCGCGCTATGTCGACAGCCCGCGCGCGGTCCGGGACGGCACCCTGATCTCGGCGCCCGGCTCGGCCCCTGCGACCTTCGCCGCCGCCGTGCTGGCCTCGCTGTATCCCGAGCAGGGCGAGGCGATCGCCGGCTTCGAGGCCCTGTGCGCCAGGGAGCATCGGGAGGATGCCGCAGGGTCGCCGCATCTGGCCCGCCGACCTCGCCGGCGGGCGGCGTAA
- a CDS encoding ABC transporter ATP-binding protein, which translates to MPWNDPDAVPLIRFENVTKRFGDFTAVDNVSLDVHAREFFSLLGPSGCGKTTLMRMLAGFEEPTSGRITLAGADLAGVPPYDRPANMMFQSYALFPHMTVADNIGFGLRMEGMAKPAIAARVAEMLKLVKLEKFSARKPHQLSGGQRQRVALARAVAKKPKVLLLDEPLGALDKKLREETQFELMDIQVELGITFIIVTHDQEEAMTMSDRIAVMDHGKLVQVAPPGEIYEQPNSKYVADFIGNINILEGKVTGQSGSAVNVASSTTGATLTVESQESLAAGQTVYVAVRPEKMQISFDAPNGSANTLSGEVFDIGYLGDWTNYLVDVAGGSGQRLRVSKANMSRFVERPITWEDKIFVSFAPDAGVLLTN; encoded by the coding sequence ATGCCTTGGAACGACCCCGATGCCGTCCCCCTGATCCGCTTCGAGAACGTCACCAAGCGCTTCGGCGACTTCACGGCCGTCGACAATGTCTCGCTCGACGTGCACGCCCGCGAGTTCTTCTCGCTGCTCGGCCCGTCGGGCTGCGGCAAGACCACGCTGATGCGCATGCTCGCCGGCTTCGAGGAGCCGACCTCGGGGCGCATCACCCTGGCGGGCGCCGACCTTGCGGGCGTGCCGCCCTATGACCGGCCGGCCAACATGATGTTCCAGTCCTATGCGCTGTTCCCGCATATGACGGTCGCCGACAATATCGGCTTCGGGCTCAGGATGGAGGGCATGGCCAAGCCCGCCATCGCCGCGCGCGTCGCCGAGATGCTGAAGCTGGTGAAGCTGGAGAAATTTTCCGCGCGCAAGCCGCACCAGCTGTCCGGCGGCCAGCGCCAGCGCGTGGCGCTCGCCCGCGCCGTCGCCAAGAAGCCGAAGGTTCTGCTGCTCGACGAGCCGCTCGGCGCCCTCGACAAGAAGCTGCGCGAAGAGACCCAGTTCGAGCTGATGGACATCCAGGTCGAGCTCGGCATCACCTTCATCATCGTCACCCACGACCAGGAAGAGGCGATGACGATGTCCGACCGCATCGCGGTGATGGACCACGGCAAACTGGTGCAGGTCGCCCCGCCGGGCGAGATCTACGAGCAGCCGAACTCCAAATATGTCGCCGACTTCATCGGCAACATCAATATCCTGGAGGGGAAGGTCACCGGCCAGTCCGGCAGCGCCGTGAACGTCGCCTCGAGCACGACCGGCGCGACCCTGACGGTCGAGAGCCAGGAGAGCCTGGCGGCGGGCCAGACGGTCTATGTCGCGGTGCGGCCGGAGAAGATGCAGATCTCCTTCGACGCGCCGAACGGCAGCGCCAACACCCTGTCCGGCGAGGTGTTCGACATCGGCTATCTCGGCGACTGGACCAATTATCTCGTCGACGTCGCGGGCGGCTCGGGCCAGCGCCTGCGCGTCTCCAAGGCCAATATGAGCCGCTTCGTCGAGCGGCCGATCACCTGGGAAGACAAGATCTTCGTCTCCTTCGCGCCGGATGCCGGCGTGCTCCTGACGAATTGA